A genomic window from Flavobacterium johnsoniae includes:
- a CDS encoding chemotaxis protein CheB — translation MEESKRVIKDCKVVIIGGSAGSLQALLQILPFIEDPISFAIVIVVHRKNSDEQTLEALLALKANVKVKEVEDKVAVKAGFIYIAPSNYHLLFEKNETLSLDTSEKINYSRPSIDVSFESAAEIYGSNLIGILLSGSNSDGTVGMKAIQAAGGITVVQNPLSAEMSFMPNNAILHTKPDYVLSTEEILDFIKGINKEIA, via the coding sequence ATGGAGGAAAGTAAGAGAGTAATAAAAGATTGTAAAGTAGTCATAATTGGAGGTTCTGCGGGAAGTTTGCAAGCATTATTGCAAATTTTGCCTTTTATAGAAGATCCAATTTCTTTTGCTATTGTGATTGTTGTTCATAGAAAAAATTCTGACGAACAGACTTTGGAGGCTTTACTAGCTTTAAAAGCGAATGTTAAAGTAAAAGAAGTAGAAGACAAAGTTGCTGTAAAAGCAGGTTTTATTTATATCGCGCCATCTAATTATCATTTATTGTTTGAAAAAAACGAAACACTTTCATTGGATACTTCTGAAAAGATAAATTACAGCAGACCAAGTATTGATGTTTCGTTTGAATCTGCGGCAGAAATTTATGGCAGTAATCTAATCGGAATTTTACTTTCTGGTTCTAACTCAGACGGAACAGTCGGAATGAAAGCAATTCAAGCTGCTGGAGGAATCACGGTCGTTCAAAATCCGCTTTCTGCAGAAATGTCTTTTATGCCTAATAATGCGATTTTGCACACAAAACCAGATTATGTTTTAAGTACAGAAGAAATTTTAGATTTTATAAAGGGAATTAATAAGGAGATAGCTTAA
- a CDS encoding SDR family oxidoreductase, with translation MKKKITFPEQKQNLPGNEHKMNPEPEIIRENYIGSGKLKGKTAFITGGDSGIGRSVAVHFAREGANIAIIYLKENKDALDTKAMIEKEGQQCLLISGDLKDEKFCKSAIKKCYTTFKNINVIVNNAAVQFPQTDLEKITSSQLQKTFQTNIYPYFYITKAALPYLEKGDTIINTTSVTAFRGSEHLADYASTKGAIVSFTRSLSTMLAKKQIRVNGVAPGPIWTPLIVASFDKLSDFGKDNPMERAGQPSEVAPAYVFLACEDSSYITGQFIHINGGELVG, from the coding sequence ATGAAAAAGAAAATAACCTTTCCTGAGCAAAAACAAAATCTTCCTGGCAATGAACATAAAATGAATCCTGAACCAGAAATTATTAGAGAAAACTATATCGGAAGTGGCAAATTAAAAGGAAAAACTGCTTTTATAACTGGCGGCGACAGTGGCATCGGCAGAAGTGTCGCCGTGCATTTTGCAAGAGAAGGCGCCAATATTGCCATTATCTATTTAAAAGAAAATAAAGATGCTTTAGACACAAAAGCGATGATTGAAAAAGAAGGACAGCAATGCCTTTTGATTAGCGGCGACTTGAAAGATGAAAAGTTTTGCAAATCTGCAATAAAAAAATGCTACACGACATTTAAGAATATTAATGTTATTGTGAATAATGCAGCTGTACAATTTCCGCAAACGGATTTAGAAAAAATAACGTCATCGCAACTCCAAAAAACTTTTCAAACCAATATCTATCCCTATTTCTATATCACAAAAGCTGCACTTCCGTATTTAGAAAAAGGAGATACGATTATTAATACAACTTCTGTGACGGCTTTTCGCGGAAGCGAACATCTTGCAGATTACGCCAGTACAAAAGGCGCGATTGTTAGTTTTACGAGATCGCTTTCTACGATGTTAGCGAAAAAACAAATTCGTGTAAACGGTGTTGCGCCTGGGCCAATTTGGACACCGCTTATTGTGGCAAGCTTTGACAAATTATCGGATTTCGGAAAAGATAATCCGATGGAAAGAGCAGGACAGCCTTCTGAAGTGGCGCCTGCATATGTGTTTTTGGCTTGCGAAGACAGCAGTTATATTACTGGACAGTTTATTCATATAAATGGTGGCGAATTGGTTGGTTGA
- a CDS encoding hybrid sensor histidine kinase/response regulator, with the protein MVLIVDDIRANIIALKKTLELHNIDVDSAESGEEALKKILKTDYCLIIMDVQMPGLDGFEVVKILSGNQRTKDIPVIFLSALNTEKKYIFKGYETGAVEYITKPVDSDLLILKVKTFIKIYEQQNELKVMKDLLSKEIKIRKEAQDNLEIKIAERTKELVQKNEELELRNHELQQFSWVVSHDLNEPIRKIQIFIKIIKDLYLKTDDKAIDYVDRTIKSAERMQTLITDLLAYSRLSAQVKPEKTDLNEVLQEVLSDFDYLIESKNATIKTNELPTVDSIPSQLRQVFQNLIGNALKFSGTENKPEIEITSEIIADKSIDSPTSPEGQFCRITVKDNGIGFDEKYLDRIFIIFQSLNDRQTYEGTGIGLAIAKKIIDKHNGLITAKSEVGKGASFIIILPLKYKSK; encoded by the coding sequence ATGGTATTAATTGTAGACGATATAAGGGCCAATATTATTGCCTTAAAGAAAACATTAGAGCTGCATAATATCGATGTCGATAGTGCCGAATCTGGTGAAGAAGCGCTGAAAAAGATTTTAAAAACTGATTATTGCTTGATAATCATGGACGTTCAAATGCCAGGACTTGATGGATTTGAAGTTGTAAAAATCCTTTCTGGAAATCAGCGTACAAAAGATATTCCTGTTATATTTCTTTCGGCTTTAAATACCGAGAAAAAATACATTTTTAAAGGTTACGAAACGGGTGCTGTAGAATATATTACAAAACCGGTTGATTCTGATTTATTGATTTTAAAAGTCAAAACTTTTATTAAAATCTACGAACAGCAAAACGAATTAAAAGTGATGAAAGATCTTCTTTCTAAGGAAATAAAAATTAGAAAAGAAGCACAGGATAATCTTGAAATTAAAATTGCAGAAAGAACCAAAGAATTGGTTCAAAAAAATGAAGAATTAGAACTTAGAAATCACGAATTACAGCAATTTTCTTGGGTTGTTTCGCACGATTTAAATGAACCTATTCGGAAGATTCAGATTTTTATTAAAATAATAAAAGATCTATACCTAAAAACAGATGACAAAGCGATAGATTATGTAGATCGTACAATAAAATCTGCAGAAAGAATGCAGACTTTAATTACCGATCTTTTGGCTTATTCTAGACTTTCGGCTCAAGTTAAACCTGAAAAAACAGACTTAAATGAGGTTTTGCAAGAAGTTCTTTCTGATTTTGATTATTTAATTGAAAGCAAAAATGCGACAATAAAAACCAATGAACTTCCAACCGTAGACAGTATTCCAAGTCAATTGCGTCAAGTTTTTCAGAATCTAATTGGAAATGCGCTTAAGTTTTCGGGAACTGAAAATAAACCCGAAATAGAAATCACTTCAGAAATAATTGCAGACAAATCTATCGATAGTCCGACATCGCCAGAAGGGCAATTCTGCCGAATTACAGTAAAAGATAACGGAATTGGTTTTGACGAAAAATATCTAGACCGAATTTTTATTATCTTTCAGAGCTTAAATGATCGCCAAACCTACGAAGGAACAGGAATCGGACTTGCAATTGCAAAAAAAATAATAGATAAACATAATGGTTTAATTACCGCTAAAAGTGAAGTAGGAAAGGGCGCAAGCTTTATTATCATACTTCCGTTAAAATACAAATCAAAATAA
- a CDS encoding CheR family methyltransferase: MIEDIELEALINDVYEYYGFDFGSYSRASLKRRVSRVYYLDGFKHFHEFLSKVRTDPDYCKRMIDEITVNVTEMFRDPSFYTVLRNDILPLLGTKPFIRIWHAGCSTGEEVYSMAIMLKELGLLHKSILYATDINAAVLETAKSGIFPLRMIKDYADNYRDSGGKQDFSDYYIANYGFAKFSEELSEKMVFSQHNLVSDNSFNEFDLILCRNVLIYFDNNLQKRVVNLFDDSLSVLGFLALGTKETIKYSISQTKYKQFEREKIWRKVRE, translated from the coding sequence ATGATTGAAGATATTGAGTTAGAAGCCCTAATTAATGATGTTTACGAATATTATGGTTTTGATTTTGGAAGTTATTCCAGAGCTTCACTAAAAAGACGTGTTAGCCGAGTTTATTATTTAGATGGATTTAAGCATTTTCATGAATTTCTTTCAAAGGTTCGCACAGATCCAGATTATTGCAAAAGAATGATTGACGAAATTACGGTCAATGTTACAGAAATGTTTCGCGATCCGTCTTTTTATACCGTACTTCGAAATGACATTCTTCCCTTATTAGGAACAAAACCTTTTATCAGAATTTGGCATGCAGGCTGTTCTACAGGCGAAGAAGTGTATTCGATGGCCATTATGCTTAAAGAATTAGGACTTCTGCATAAATCTATTTTGTATGCAACAGATATTAATGCGGCAGTTCTAGAAACGGCAAAAAGTGGTATTTTTCCACTTCGAATGATAAAAGATTACGCAGATAATTATCGTGATTCTGGCGGAAAACAAGATTTTTCAGATTATTATATTGCCAATTATGGTTTTGCAAAATTTAGCGAAGAGCTTTCAGAAAAGATGGTTTTTTCGCAGCACAATTTAGTTTCGGACAATTCTTTTAATGAGTTCGATTTGATTTTGTGTCGAAATGTTTTAATCTATTTTGATAATAATCTGCAAAAAAGAGTTGTTAATTTATTTGATGACAGTCTTTCTGTTCTAGGATTTCTAGCACTTGGAACAAAAGAAACTATAAAATATTCTATATCTCAAACTAAATACAAACAGTTTGAAAGAGAAAAAATATGGAGGAAAGTAAGAGAGTAA
- a CDS encoding porin family protein, whose protein sequence is MKKSLLILLVFFSINEAKSQVLISLIFGDKLNSPFLEFGLEGGINLSDISNLESSGMNPGFNLGFYFDVRSKKNPAWMINTGVIVKSPMGARHIPVYSLDDVNLDNTFEGGTVNREIRYFNVPILIKYQFKNRIYVKAGPQLGLLASAFDEFTNEVNKNDVTYKKKIRDEIRVIDAGIALGTGYHMNVGNGLNITIQYYYGLVPVMKGDGPNVYNRSLYLTAGIPIGKGKAAQRRAEKDAEMNKVILPEDEKN, encoded by the coding sequence ATGAAAAAGAGTTTATTGATACTCCTCGTTTTCTTTTCTATAAATGAGGCGAAATCGCAGGTTTTAATATCGCTAATTTTTGGAGATAAACTTAATTCGCCTTTTCTGGAATTTGGACTAGAAGGCGGTATCAATCTTTCTGATATTTCGAACCTTGAAAGTTCTGGAATGAATCCTGGTTTTAATCTTGGTTTTTATTTTGATGTTCGATCTAAAAAAAATCCCGCTTGGATGATTAATACTGGCGTAATAGTTAAATCGCCAATGGGAGCCAGACATATTCCTGTTTATTCTTTAGACGATGTTAACTTAGACAATACATTTGAAGGCGGAACTGTTAATCGTGAAATTCGTTATTTTAATGTTCCTATTTTGATTAAATATCAATTTAAAAATAGGATTTACGTTAAAGCTGGACCACAACTCGGACTTCTTGCATCGGCTTTTGATGAATTTACAAATGAGGTTAATAAAAACGATGTTACTTACAAGAAAAAAATCAGAGATGAGATTCGTGTAATTGATGCTGGAATCGCATTAGGTACTGGTTATCACATGAATGTGGGCAACGGATTGAATATTACCATTCAATATTACTACGGATTGGTTCCTGTAATGAAAGGAGACGGTCCAAATGTATATAACAGATCTTTATATCTAACAGCCGGAATTCCTATTGGAAAAGGAAAAGCTGCACAAAGAAGAGCCGAAAAAGATGCTGAAATGAATAAGGTTATTTTACCTGAAGATGAGAAAAATTAA
- a CDS encoding response regulator, giving the protein MNGNFKRNLLISSLVSLFVLTISSVASFISIKSLLSSNYWVNHTQDVIYNLNEGSAIITEAQTSMRGYLLTGDEQFVDRFNDSETKSNNYFDKLDELTSDNPSQQKMLDELRSKRSGFFKYLNNQIVKKRLSKETLIFDLNEGRNMMNEIKTIIKKVESTEQKLLEERNANSERYGTYSLILIVVAFFIAFIISIVFMIRILKDYNERALLQSELEKKDKDIAERLEVISGIATQISKGNYDVQIDDRKADTLGALGGSIHEMKDSLKTSFDLLSQKEWLQSGVATLNDKMLGEKTIQKLSKDVIEFLCQYTNSSAGVLYVVDGEEITVSGGYSYIPSKSRERIRKGEGLIGQAIVSGKMLELKKLSPDDIQINYALGEIKPTHIVALPLMDYKIEGAVELASIYGFSVLQLEFLNMVANNIGIALKATQNRKKVMELLEETKSQSEELQVQHSELEAINAELEAQTEKLQASEEELRVQQEELEQTNEELSERSVLLEEKNTEIQKKSEALELSTRYKSEFLANMSHELRTPLNSILLLSRLLSENNNETMNNEEIEFAKVIQSSGNSLLGLIDEILDLSKIEAGKMELEFLDVSTKEITDNLYNLFHIVAKEKGINFEIITKDAPIVIKTDKMRLEQILKNLISNAIKFTEKGTVSLEIKTDPNNDKIICFVVKDTGIGIPLEKQPLIFEAFQQADGSTKRKYGGTGLGLSISRELAKLLRGEITLYSKVNEGSSFTLCIPVLGLAINKILVNKIQPKEVVEDEETQTEARPKYISEVIPKEIEDDRDSIEEGDKVILIVEDDINFAKSLLAFTQKKGYKGVVAVRGDYALNFALIYKPIGILLDIELPIKSGWEVLEELKNNSNTKHISVHIMSSHKLKQESLLKGAVDFLDKPVAFDKIPDVFMRIEHIINKESQKVLIIEDNPKHAKALAYFLETYNINSEIKSEVSEGLSVLSNKDVDCVILDMGIPDKQAYEILDGVKKSPGLENLPVIVFTGKSLSIKEELKIRKYADSIIVKTAHSYQRMLDEVSLFLHLVEEKKEGKTKEIHKKLNSLNNILFEKKVLIVDDDVRNIYSLSKALEAFKMNVITAFDGKEAIKILDENPDTDVVLLDMMMPNMDGYETAEKIRSNPKFLNLAVIAVTAKAMTGDREKCIKAGASDYITKPVDVDQLLSLLRVWLYDKI; this is encoded by the coding sequence ATGAATGGTAATTTTAAAAGAAATTTACTAATTAGTTCTCTGGTTTCACTATTTGTACTGACCATTAGTTCTGTTGCTTCCTTTATTAGCATCAAAAGTTTATTAAGCAGTAATTATTGGGTAAATCATACTCAAGATGTTATTTACAATCTTAATGAAGGTTCGGCAATTATTACGGAAGCGCAAACAAGTATGCGAGGTTATCTACTTACTGGAGATGAACAATTTGTAGACCGTTTTAATGATTCTGAAACAAAATCAAATAATTATTTTGATAAATTGGATGAACTTACATCCGATAATCCTTCTCAACAAAAAATGCTAGACGAACTAAGATCTAAGCGATCTGGTTTCTTTAAATACCTCAATAATCAAATCGTAAAAAAGCGTTTAAGCAAAGAAACGCTGATTTTTGATTTGAATGAAGGTCGAAACATGATGAATGAAATAAAAACAATCATCAAAAAAGTAGAAAGTACAGAACAAAAACTTCTTGAAGAACGTAACGCCAATTCGGAACGTTATGGAACTTATAGTTTGATTCTTATTGTTGTTGCCTTTTTCATTGCTTTTATTATATCGATTGTTTTCATGATCAGAATTCTGAAAGATTATAATGAAAGAGCATTATTACAGAGTGAACTTGAGAAAAAAGACAAAGATATTGCCGAAAGACTTGAGGTAATTAGTGGTATTGCAACTCAGATTTCTAAAGGAAACTACGACGTTCAGATCGATGATAGAAAAGCAGATACTTTAGGAGCATTAGGAGGTTCTATTCATGAAATGAAAGATTCTCTAAAAACTTCTTTCGACTTATTGTCTCAAAAAGAATGGCTTCAATCTGGTGTTGCTACTTTAAATGATAAAATGTTGGGAGAGAAAACAATTCAGAAATTATCTAAAGATGTAATCGAATTTTTATGCCAATACACAAACAGTAGCGCTGGTGTTTTATATGTTGTTGATGGAGAAGAAATAACTGTTTCTGGCGGATACAGCTATATTCCGAGTAAAAGCCGTGAAAGAATCAGAAAAGGCGAAGGCTTAATTGGGCAAGCAATTGTATCTGGAAAAATGCTGGAGTTAAAAAAACTTTCGCCAGATGATATCCAAATTAATTATGCTTTGGGCGAAATAAAACCAACTCATATTGTGGCACTTCCGTTAATGGATTATAAAATAGAAGGAGCTGTAGAATTAGCGAGTATTTACGGATTTTCTGTTTTGCAGTTGGAGTTTTTAAATATGGTTGCCAATAATATCGGAATCGCTTTAAAAGCAACTCAAAACCGTAAAAAAGTGATGGAGCTTTTAGAAGAAACCAAATCGCAATCTGAAGAACTTCAAGTTCAACACAGCGAATTGGAAGCTATAAATGCAGAATTAGAAGCTCAGACAGAAAAACTTCAAGCTTCGGAAGAAGAACTTCGCGTTCAGCAAGAAGAATTGGAACAAACCAACGAAGAACTTTCAGAAAGAAGTGTTTTATTGGAAGAAAAAAATACTGAAATTCAGAAAAAATCTGAAGCGTTAGAATTAAGCACGCGTTACAAATCGGAATTCTTGGCAAATATGTCACATGAATTAAGAACGCCTTTAAATTCAATCTTATTATTGAGCCGTTTATTGTCTGAAAACAATAACGAAACAATGAACAACGAAGAAATTGAATTTGCAAAAGTGATTCAGAGTTCAGGAAACAGTTTATTAGGATTAATTGATGAAATTTTGGATTTATCTAAAATTGAGGCTGGTAAAATGGAGCTGGAATTTTTAGATGTTTCGACCAAAGAAATTACTGATAATCTTTATAATTTATTCCACATCGTAGCAAAAGAGAAAGGAATAAACTTTGAAATTATTACCAAAGATGCACCAATTGTCATTAAAACAGATAAAATGCGTTTAGAGCAGATCTTGAAAAATCTGATTTCAAATGCTATAAAATTCACAGAAAAAGGAACGGTAAGTCTTGAAATTAAGACAGATCCGAACAATGATAAAATAATTTGCTTTGTTGTAAAAGATACAGGAATCGGAATTCCGTTAGAAAAACAACCTCTAATTTTCGAAGCTTTCCAACAAGCCGACGGTTCTACAAAACGTAAATACGGAGGAACAGGTTTAGGATTATCAATAAGCCGAGAATTGGCTAAATTACTTAGAGGAGAAATTACGCTTTACAGTAAAGTAAATGAAGGAAGTTCGTTTACATTATGCATTCCGGTTTTAGGATTGGCGATAAATAAAATTCTCGTAAACAAAATACAGCCAAAAGAAGTTGTTGAGGACGAAGAAACGCAAACGGAGGCAAGACCTAAATATATCAGCGAAGTTATTCCAAAAGAAATTGAAGACGACAGAGATTCAATTGAAGAAGGCGATAAAGTAATTCTGATTGTCGAAGATGATATTAATTTTGCTAAGTCATTGCTGGCTTTTACTCAGAAAAAAGGTTATAAAGGAGTTGTCGCGGTTAGAGGAGATTACGCTTTAAACTTTGCCTTGATTTATAAACCAATCGGAATTTTATTAGATATTGAATTACCAATAAAAAGCGGTTGGGAAGTTTTGGAAGAACTGAAAAATAATTCTAATACCAAACATATTTCGGTTCACATTATGTCTTCGCATAAATTGAAACAAGAAAGTTTGTTAAAAGGTGCGGTAGATTTCTTAGACAAACCTGTTGCTTTTGATAAGATTCCGGACGTTTTTATGCGTATTGAACACATCATTAATAAAGAATCTCAAAAGGTTTTAATTATTGAAGACAACCCAAAACACGCTAAAGCATTGGCTTATTTCTTAGAAACTTACAATATCAATTCTGAGATAAAAAGTGAAGTTTCAGAAGGATTATCTGTTTTAAGCAACAAAGATGTTGACTGTGTTATTTTAGACATGGGAATTCCAGACAAACAAGCTTACGAAATTTTAGATGGCGTAAAGAAAAGTCCAGGTTTAGAAAATCTTCCAGTAATTGTCTTTACAGGAAAAAGTCTTTCTATTAAAGAAGAATTGAAGATTAGAAAATATGCCGATTCTATTATCGTAAAAACAGCTCATTCGTACCAAAGAATGTTAGATGAAGTTTCACTTTTCCTTCATTTAGTAGAAGAGAAAAAAGAGGGTAAAACGAAGGAAATTCATAAAAAACTGAATTCATTAAATAATATTCTATTTGAGAAAAAAGTATTAATTGTTGATGATGACGTTCGAAATATTTATTCGCTTTCTAAAGCTTTAGAAGCCTTTAAAATGAATGTAATTACAGCATTTGACGGAAAAGAAGCTATTAAAATTTTGGATGAAAATCCAGATACAGATGTGGTATTGTTAGATATGATGATGCCAAATATGGATGGTTATGAAACGGCTGAAAAAATAAGAAGCAATCCTAAATTTCTTAACTTAGCAGTAATCGCCGTAACGGCAAAAGCAATGACGGGAGACCGCGAAAAATGTATAAAAGCGGGAGCTTCAGATTACATCACAAAACCTGTCGATGTAGATCAGCTTTTATCGTTATTACGAGTTTGGTTATATGATAAAATTTAA
- a CDS encoding SemiSWEET family sugar transporter — protein sequence MNYIDILGLFAGACITISTVPQILKVWKTKKVKEISLKMFGILTFGIAIWIVYGILKNDLPIIITNSVSLVLNLIMVYFILHYEKE from the coding sequence ATGAATTATATAGATATTCTTGGTCTTTTTGCAGGAGCTTGCATCACCATTTCGACAGTTCCGCAGATTTTAAAAGTTTGGAAAACCAAAAAAGTAAAAGAGATTTCTCTAAAAATGTTTGGAATTCTCACTTTCGGAATTGCAATTTGGATTGTTTATGGCATTCTAAAAAACGATCTTCCGATAATTATTACCAACAGCGTTTCTTTGGTTTTAAATCTCATTATGGTTTATTTTATTCTGCATTACGAAAAAGAATGA
- a CDS encoding response regulator, whose translation MRKKRVLIVDDDTRNIFALVNTLKAKSFDCLSCLSAEEALRILKEDNTIDAVLMDMMMPEMDGYEAIPLIKAIPSQESTFVVAVTAQAMTGDKEKCLEAGADAYISKPVDVDKLLQILGEI comes from the coding sequence ATGAGAAAAAAAAGAGTGCTGATTGTAGATGATGATACAAGGAATATTTTTGCTTTAGTGAATACTTTAAAAGCGAAATCTTTTGACTGTTTGTCTTGTTTAAGTGCCGAAGAAGCGCTTAGAATATTAAAAGAAGACAACACAATTGATGCAGTTTTGATGGATATGATGATGCCAGAAATGGACGGATACGAAGCAATTCCGCTTATAAAAGCAATTCCATCGCAAGAATCTACCTTTGTAGTGGCTGTAACTGCACAAGCAATGACAGGAGATAAAGAAAAATGTTTAGAGGCTGGGGCAGATGCATACATCTCAAAACCAGTTGATGTTGATAAATTACTTCAGATTTTGGGGGAAATTTAA